One Turneriella parva DSM 21527 genomic region harbors:
- a CDS encoding SH3 domain-containing protein, with amino-acid sequence MKKLPILFLIFLSIDCSEPQAKNSAVIPEKEFRDIITQSQFYSGAGAGFFRFELKFTKDMKYSLAFAGGHTGWESAGTYAIKSNTAILNVQSCSGDLISADVCQKALQGTVCQVVETRESLDYSHDLSCKFANKFPAFGKDEVGDFDFPISKRILPAGAERKWQNIEVVTMGHTVWVSTTTVNLREKPSSQAPTREYIVDPYGERLPSLPKGTKVIVHARTKAKERIGTKENYWYLISVDATDYVWAFGEYFVR; translated from the coding sequence ATGAAAAAGCTTCCGATATTATTTTTGATTTTCTTAAGTATTGATTGTTCAGAACCTCAGGCTAAGAATTCGGCCGTGATTCCAGAGAAGGAGTTTCGAGATATAATCACACAAAGTCAGTTCTATTCGGGTGCCGGGGCTGGTTTTTTCCGCTTCGAATTAAAATTTACTAAAGACATGAAATATTCCCTCGCGTTTGCCGGTGGCCATACAGGTTGGGAATCGGCAGGTACATATGCGATTAAAAGCAACACGGCAATCCTAAATGTACAATCCTGTTCCGGAGATTTGATTTCGGCCGATGTATGCCAGAAGGCTCTGCAAGGCACAGTTTGCCAAGTGGTTGAGACGCGAGAATCATTAGATTATTCCCATGATTTAAGCTGCAAATTTGCGAATAAATTTCCTGCCTTTGGGAAAGACGAAGTTGGTGATTTTGATTTTCCTATTTCGAAACGGATATTGCCAGCCGGTGCGGAACGTAAATGGCAAAATATCGAGGTTGTTACCATGGGGCATACCGTTTGGGTTAGCACCACAACTGTGAATTTGCGGGAAAAGCCAAGTTCCCAAGCACCAACCCGGGAGTATATCGTTGATCCCTACGGTGAGCGACTGCCTTCTCTTCCAAAAGGCACTAAGGTAATTGTACACGCCAGAACGAAGGCAAAGGAAAGAATCGGTACGAAAGAGAATTACTGGTATCTTATTAGCGTCGATGCCACCGATTATGTTTGGGCATTCGGGGAATATTTCGTCCGTTAG